One region of Choristoneura fumiferana chromosome 3, NRCan_CFum_1, whole genome shotgun sequence genomic DNA includes:
- the c12.1 gene encoding spliceosome-associated protein CWC15, translated as MTTAARPTFDPARGGTGRGEKDLSAISRQYSSRDLPGHTKLKYREQGQGTTDELRTRDFRKELDDREKDGKGPSARRVNEPVAKRPKVDQVPAASLDADDPLEGDSSDSDDSDDDTAALLAELNKIKKERALEQAKKEAERKQEEERIRMENILSGNPLLNYSAASQKNDLKVKRRWDDDVVFKNCARSEPDKKLNSFINDSLRSEFHKKFMEKYVK; from the exons ATGACAACAGCAGCTAGGCCAACTTTCGATCCTGCTCGAGGAGGCACAGGTCGTGGTGAAAAAGATTTGAGTGCCATATCCCGGCAGTATTCTAGTAGGGACTTGCCAGGTCACACGAAATTAAAGTACAG AGAGCAAGGTCAGGGTACCACTGATGAGCTGCGAACACGAGACTTTCGCAAGGAATTGGACGATAGGGAGAAAGATGGCAAAGGACCTAGTGCTCGCAGAGTAAATGAACCAGTAGCAAAACGGCCTAAAGTTGATCAAGTTCCTGCAGCCAGCTTAGATGCTGATGACCCATTGGAAGGGGATTCATCAGATTCTGATGATTCAGATGATGACACTGCGGCACTTTTGGCTgagttaaacaaaataaaaaaggaacGAGCATTGGAGCAGGCTAAAAAG GAAGCTGAGCGGAAACAGGAAGAGGAACGAATCCGCATGGAAAACATTTTATCAGGAAATCCATTATTGAATTATTCTGCAGCCAGccaaaaaaatgatttgaag GTCAAAAGGCGCTGGGACGACGATGTCGTGTTTAAAAATTGTGCACGTTCAGAACCTGACAAGAAATTAAATTCCTTTATAAACGACTCATTGCGATCAGAATTTCATAAGAAATTCATGGAAAAATatgtaaagtaa
- the Caper gene encoding RNA-binding protein 39-like protein Caper, producing MAEDLDVEAMLEAPYNKSDTNSSSKHRSDKYSDKHKDKDRDSSRRRSRSRDRRRSRDRDTRDSIRSSNKDDRRDKEREKDRGDRDRGSRRDRDKDRSHKDKERDRDRDRDKDRERERDREKRRSSKDKDKERSRERERSREKIVVKKEKTPEKEKDNGKEYRSKSRGLEPKLDELPPEERDLRTVFCMQLSQRIRAKDLEEFFSSVGKVRDVRLITCNKTRRFKGIAYIEFRDAESVPLALGLTGQKLLGVPIIVQHTQAEKNRVGNTLPNLAPKTSNGPTRLYVGSLHFNITEDMLRGIFEPFGKIDHIQLMTDPESGKSKGYGFLTFHHAADAKKAMEQLNGFELAGRPMKVGNVTERTDGGSSTRFDADELDRAGVDLGATGRLQLMFKLAEGTGLQIPAAAASVLMGSGSALVSPQPQVAPPIATQCFMLNNMFDPSSETNPNWDIEIRDDVISECNKHGGVLHVYVDKASPQGNVYCKCPTIATAVASVNTLHGRWFAGRVITAAYVPLVNYHSLFPDAMTALTLLLPTRAR from the exons ATGGCTGAAGATTTAGACGTGGAGGCTATGCTAGAAGCTCCGTATAACAAATCG GATACCAATTCCTCATCAAAGCATCGATCGGACAAGTATTCTGATAAGCACAAAGATAAGGACAGGGATAGCAGTCGAAG gcGCAGCCGATCAAGAGATAGAAGAAGATCGCGAGACCGGGACACTCGGGATAGTATTCGTTCAAGTAACAAAGATGACAGGAGAGACAAGGAACGTGAAAAAGACAGGGGAGACAGGGATCGTGGGAGCCGAAGAGATCGTGACAAAGATCGTAGTCACAAAGACAAGGAGCGGGACAGGGATAGGGACAGGGATAAGGACCGTGAGCGAGAACGTGATAGGGAAAAGCGTCGTAGCAGCAAGGACAAAGACAAAGAACGTAGTCGAGAAAGGGAACGAAGTCGAGAGAAAATAGTTGTTAAAAAAGAGAAGACGcctgagaaagaaaaagacaatGGGAAAGAATATCGATCAAAATCTAGAGGTCTTGAACCAAAGCTTGATGAGCTGCCTCCAGAAGAACGTGATTTGCGTACTGTATTTTGTATGCAACTCTCTCAAAGAATCAGAGCTAAAGACCTGGAAGAGTTCTTCTCTTCTGTTGGCAAAGTCAGAGATGTTAGACTTATAACATGCAATAAAACTAGAAGATTTAAAGGAATAGCTTACATAGAATTTAGAGATGCCGAGTCTGTTCCTTTG gctTTGGGGTTAACAGGACAAAAACTGCTTGGTGTGCCTATCATTGTTCAACATACTCAAGCAGAGAAGAACAGAGTAGGCAACACGCTACCTAATTTGGCACCAAAGACGAGTAATGGCCCAACCAGGCTCTATGTTGGATcattacattttaatattacTGAAGATATGCTGAGAGGCATTTTTGAACCATTTGGAAAAATAGATCACATTCAACTCATGACTGATCCCGAAAGTGGTAAAAGCAAAGGATATGGTTTCTTAACG tttcatCATGCTGCTGATGCAAAGAAAGCTATGGAGCAGTTGAACGGATTTGAGTTAGCTGGAAGACCAATGAAAGTAGGAAATGTTACTGAACGCACTGATGGAGGCTCCAGCACTCGTTTTGATGCTGATGAACTTGACAGAGCTGGTGTTGACTTAGGAGCCACTGGTCGACTGCAGCTTATGTTTAAACTGGCAGAAGGCACGGGACTACAA ATTCCTGCTGCTGCAGCTTCAGTTCTTATGGGCAGTGGGTCAGCCTTAGTGAGCCCGCAGCCACAAGTGGCTCCCCCAATCGCCACTCAATGCTTCATGCTCAATAACATGTTTGATCCATCCAG TGAAACAAACCCCAACTGGGACATCGAGATCAGAGACGACGTCATAAGCGAATGCAACAAGCATGGTGGCGTGTTACACGTGTACGTGGACAAAGCGTCCCCTCAGGGCAACGTGTACTGCAAATGTCCGACAATCGCCACAGCAGTTGCCTCCGTGAACACGCTACATGGCCGTTGGTTTGCGGGCCGCGTCATCACGGCGGCGTATGTACCGCTCGTCAACTACCACTCTCTGTTCCCCGACGCTATGACAGCCCTCACGCTGCTCCTACCGACCCGGGCACGATAA